One region of Turicibacter bilis genomic DNA includes:
- a CDS encoding ISL3 family transposase produces the protein MHLHHINDLIQLQDVTVSNYHISEDHVLVLSMCPTKSKQPCPCCHTQAFVICKGSRQKLRQVRHLRCFNRETILLIPMKRLFCKQCEVSFTYQYAFLTGKTRYTNDYKRELSKPLVGTTVKQLTDTFKVPYSTGERFIKQHLAHLIPSIQRKVIAAAQGSTRLILGIDDFAIRKGHTYNTGFHDLRNGNLLTLVMGRTYQTLIQNQGLMKQLKELKPYAVVMDLARSYHKFVAEVFPDAIRIADRFHVNRYLTDALQAVRRRISLSLTPESRKYLKRNKNLIGKRYDSLSEKEERKLGKLLSYSKELTEVYAIKESLINWYELSDETNSYRRLIQWIARAKALNIPELTEALKPFENWTEEISNYHKCRYTNGSVEGRNNKIKTLIRRSYFLPNRTIYENRILLECNERFFIDELSVKNQFWC, from the coding sequence ATGCACTTACATCATATCAATGATTTAATTCAATTACAAGATGTTACAGTCAGTAACTATCATATTTCTGAAGATCATGTTTTAGTTTTAAGCATGTGTCCAACAAAGAGTAAACAACCTTGTCCTTGTTGCCATACTCAAGCATTTGTTATTTGTAAAGGTAGCCGTCAAAAACTACGTCAAGTTAGACATTTACGTTGTTTCAATCGTGAAACCATTTTATTGATTCCGATGAAGCGTCTTTTCTGTAAACAGTGTGAAGTTTCTTTTACCTATCAATATGCATTTTTGACAGGGAAAACTCGCTATACAAACGATTATAAACGTGAACTTTCTAAACCGTTAGTCGGTACCACTGTTAAACAATTAACAGATACGTTTAAGGTCCCTTACTCAACTGGTGAACGCTTCATTAAGCAACATCTTGCTCATTTAATTCCGTCTATTCAAAGAAAAGTGATCGCTGCTGCTCAAGGATCAACTCGGCTCATATTAGGCATTGATGATTTTGCGATTCGAAAAGGTCATACTTATAATACAGGATTTCATGACCTAAGAAATGGTAACCTGTTAACATTAGTCATGGGAAGAACTTATCAAACGTTAATTCAAAATCAAGGCTTAATGAAGCAACTCAAAGAGTTGAAACCCTACGCTGTTGTGATGGATTTAGCACGTTCTTATCACAAGTTTGTTGCTGAAGTTTTTCCTGATGCTATCCGAATTGCTGACCGATTTCATGTGAATCGTTATCTAACAGATGCCTTACAGGCTGTGAGAAGACGGATTAGTTTATCGCTAACACCGGAAAGTCGTAAATATTTGAAACGAAATAAAAACCTTATCGGTAAACGATATGATTCTTTGAGCGAGAAAGAAGAACGAAAATTAGGAAAACTTCTAAGCTATTCAAAAGAACTGACGGAAGTGTATGCCATTAAAGAATCACTGATTAATTGGTATGAATTAAGTGATGAAACAAATTCTTATAGACGTTTAATTCAATGGATTGCTCGAGCTAAAGCCCTAAATATTCCTGAATTAACTGAAGCACTTAAACCTTTTGAAAATTGGACAGAAGAAATTTCTAATTACCATAAGTGTCGTTACACAAATGGTTCAGTAGAAGGACGAAATAATAAAATTAAAACATTAATTCGAAGAAGTTATTTTCTTCCGAATCGAACGATCTATGAGAATAGAATCTTGTTGGAATGTAATGAACGATTTTTTATAGATGAATTAAGTGTCAAGAACCAATTTTGGTGTTGA